A stretch of Henckelia pumila isolate YLH828 chromosome 4, ASM3356847v2, whole genome shotgun sequence DNA encodes these proteins:
- the LOC140894441 gene encoding vacuolar protein sorting-associated protein 53 A — protein sequence MAKTDKQRALDYINQMFPTEASLSGVDPLMQKIHSEIRRVDAEILAAVRQQSNSGSKAREELAAATHAVQELIGKIREIKTKAEQSETMVQEICRDIKKLDFAKKHITTTITALHRLTMLVSAVEQLQVMASKRQYKEAAAQLEAVNQLCGHFDAYRDVPKITELREKFKSIKQILKSHVFSDFSSLGTGKETEETHLLQQLSDACLVVDALEPSVREELVKNFCSRELTSYQQIFEGAELAKLDKTERRYAWIKRRLRTNEEIWKLFPSSWHVPYLLCIQFCKLTRTQIVEIFNNLKEKPEVGAILVALQRTLEFEEELAEKFGGGSRSRESESDNVEDKGESNNQIVSDIRKKYEKKLAAHHGSESEDQDGHKDLSIPGAGFNFQGIISSCFEPYLTVYVELEERTLMEHLEKLIQEETWETEEGSQTNILSSSMQVFLIIRRTLKRCSALTKKQTLFNLIKVFERVLKAYATKLFAKLPKGGTGIVAAATGMDGQIKTSDRDERVICYIVNTAEYCHKTSGELAENVCKIVDPVFVDKIDMSEVQDEFSAVITKALITLVHGIETKFDVEMAAMTRVPWGTLESVGDQSEYVNNINTILTASIPVLGNLLSPIYFQFFLDKLASSLGPRFYFNIFKCKQISETGAQQMLLDTQAVKTILLDVPSLGKKTSVAAGYSKFVSREMSKAEALLKVILSPTDSVADTYCALLPEGTPSEFQRILDLKGLKRTDQQTILDDYNKRGAGTYQASIKTVIPSAPSTSVAATVIANPITPGIIPLKEEIVARAAALGRGAATTGIRRFLALTESTTKDRKDGAFRKLFIG from the exons atggcCAAGACAGACAAGCAGAGAGCTTTAGATTACATCAACCAGATGTTTCCCACAG AGGCATCTCTCTCTGGTGTTGATCCGCTTATGCAGAAAATACACAGTGAAATACGTAGAGTGGATGCTGAGATTTTAGCCGCTGTTCGTCAGCAG AGTAACTCAGGAAGCAAGGCCCGGGAGGAACTTGCCGCAGCCACTCATGCAGTTCAG GAACTCATTGGTAAAATTAgggaaataaaaacaaaagccgAGCAAAGTGAAACAATGGTTCAGGAAATATGCCGTGACATTAAGAAACTTGACTTTGCAAAGAAGCATATAACGACCACAATTACTGCCCTTCATCGGCTTACAATGCTAG TCTCTGCTGTAGAACAGCTCCAAGTCATGGCTTCCAAAAGGCAATACAAGGAGGCAGCTGCGCAGCTTGAG GCTGTCAATCAGCTATGTGGTCACTTTGATGCTTACAGAGATGTCCCAAAGATTACTGAACTCCGGGAGAAATTTAAGAGCATCAAACAAATACTAAAGTCACATGTGTTTTCAGATTTCTCCAG CTTAGGTACAGGAAAAGAGACAGAAGAAACTCATCTACTGCAGCAGCTGTCAGATGCTTGTCTAGTTGTCGATGCTTTAGAACCATCGGTCAGGGAAGAGTTAGTAAAGAATTTTTGCAGCAGGGAACTTACTTCATATCAACAAATTTTTGAGGGAGCTG AATTAGCAAAGCTGGATAAAACAGAAAGAAGGTATGCCTGGATCAAGCGTCGACTGAGAACCAATGAAGAGATTTGGAAACTGTTTCCATCTTCATGGCATGTTCCCTATCTGCTCTGCATCCAGTTCTGCAAATTGACAAG GACACAGATAGTGGAGATTTTCAATAATCTTAAAGAAAAGCCAGAAGTAGGGGCAATATTAGTG GCATTGCAACGTACTCTTGAATTTGAGGAAGAATTAGCAGAGAAATTTGGAGGTGGAAGTCGGAGTAGAGAATCAGAAAGTGACAATGTGGAAGATAAGGGGGAAAGTAACAATCAGATTGTTTCAGATATTCGAAAGAAATATGAGAAAAAGCTTGCTGCACATCATGGAAGTGAGAGTGAG GATCAAGATGGTCACAAAGATTTATCAATTCCTGGTGCTGGG TTCAATTTTCAAGGGATCATTTCTTCATGCTTTGAACCTTACTTGACAGTATATGTGGAACTGGAAGAGAGGACCCTTATGGAACATTTGGAGAAACTTATCCAG GAagaaacttgggaaactgaggaGGGTAGCCAAACGAACATTTTATCTAGCAGCATGCAG GTCTTTTTGATTATAAGGAGAACTTTAAAGCGATGCAGTGCTTTGACAAAAAAGCAGACACTCTTTAATCTGATAAAG GTATTTGAGAGAGTTCTTAAAGCATATGCGACAAAACTTTTTGCCAAACTCCCCAAGGGTGGTACAGGAATTGTAGCAGCTGCTACAGGAATGGATGGTCAAATAAAG ACATCTGACAGGGATGAACGGGTGATCTGTTATATAGTTAATACAGCTGAATATTGCCACAAAACG TCTGGGGAATTGGCCGAAAATGTGTGCAAAATAGTTGATCCTGTCTTTGTGGATAAGATTGATATGTCCGAAGTGCAG GATGAGTTTTCAGCAGTTATAACAAAAGCATTGATAACTCTTGTGCATGGTATAGAAACTAAATTTGATGTTGAAATGGCTGCAATGACACGTGTTCCTTGGGGCACGCTCGAAAGTGTTGGTGACCAATCGGA GTatgtaaataatataaatacaatCCTGACTGCTAGCATTCCTGTACTTGGAAACCTTCTTTCTCCCATATATTTCCAATTCTTTCTTGATAAG CTTGCGTCATCTCTTGGTCCACGCTTTTACTTCAACATATTCAAATGCAAACAAATATCAGAAACAGGAGCCCAACAA ATGTTGTTAGATACACAAGCTGTGAAAACAATTCTGTTAGATGTTCCTTCCCTTGGGAAAAAG ACATCTGTTGCTGCTGGTTACTCAAAATTCGTGAGTCGTGAAATGAGCAAAGCTGAAGCTCTGCTAAAG GTTATATTGTCACCAACTGACTCTGTGGCAGATACATATTGTGCTTTGTTGCCTGAGGGTACCCCTTCAGAGTTCCAACGGATTCTGGACCTAAAG GGCCTCAAAAGGACTGATCAACAAACCATACTCGACGACTACAACAAACGTGGAGCAGGGACATATCAAGCATCTATAAAGACGGTCATCCCATCTGCACCCAGCACTTCGGTGGCAGCAACCGTGATAGCTAATCCAATCACACCTGGGATCATCCCACTAAAGGAAGAAATTGTGGCTAGAGCAGCTGCGCTAGGGCGAGGTGCTGCCACGACAGGAATCCGCAGATTCTTAGCTTTAACCGAATCAACAACCAAAGATCGAAAAGATGGGGCATTCAGAAAGCTTTTCATCGGATAA
- the LOC140863020 gene encoding inositol 1,3,4-trisphosphate 5/6-kinase 4 isoform X4 → MGGVRGILLDSSVLLSSDDGDFSREASLLPGADYVLRKLRYSKIPTGISHGLDLASPKMYLLQETAQTYSLDCFVFSLTSEEGISDVVAKKWEDNGGDCIHVVSGYREELSHKGSSSGWMKVIVGSGGRKSSTDGESIAAAGMLNIFSIHKLEELLLLICHLNKKATDADALILGYAMKPSREEDFAKRGAFPLCPTQNGLIFLPLSYVLPILPQLQEVDAVIHKATDEILAVDMSSSSEICKKVTFTKNLQELQRCIECQMNCCVIDPFNNIFPVLDRLRIQQILIGLEALNIQGRCKIRAPNFLKVDSFDLPNLEQKLAEAKLSLPNIVKPQVACGVADAHSMAIVFKVNHYKDLTVPLPAVVQEYVDHSSLLYKFYALGGKVFYAVKKSIPNAVTLMNLFAENGLKPLHFDRFRMAQVTMS, encoded by the exons ATGGGTGGAGTGAGGGGAATTCTGCTGGATTCATCCGTGCTTTTGTCCTCCGATGATGGCGATTTCAGCAGAGAAGCCTCGCTCCTCCCCGGCGCCGATTATGTGCTTCGCAAACTACGCTACTCCAAGATCCCCACG GGTATATCTCATGGACTGGATCTTGCAAGCCCAAAG ATGTATCTTCTTCAAGAGACAGCGCAAACCTACTCCCTTGATTGTTTTGTCTTCAGCTTGACATCAGAGGAAGGGATATCTGACGTGGTTGCTAAAAAATGGGAGGACAATGGCGGGGATTGTATTCATGTAGTTTCCGGTTACAGGGAGGAACTCAGTCACAAAGGAAGCAGCTCTGGCTGGATGAAGGTTATTGTtg gatCCGGTGGAAGAAAATCGTCCACTG ATGGTGAATCTATTGCTGCAGCTGGGATGTTAAATATATTTTCTATTCACAAGCTTGAAGAGCTGCTTTTGTTGATCTGCCATTTGAATAAAAAG GCCACGGATGCAGACGCCTTAATTTTGGGCTATGCAATGAAACCTTCTCGCGAAGAAGACTTTGCAAAG AGAGGCGCCTTTCCGTTGTGTCCAACGCAAAATGGACTGATTTTTTTGCCTCTTAGTTATGTACTTCCCATATTACCTCAGTTGCAAGAAGTTGATGCGGTTATTCATAAGGCAACCGATGAGATATTGGCTGTTGACATGAGCAGTTCATCAGAAATCTGTAAAAAAGTGACTTTCACTAAAAATTTACAGGAGTTGCAAAG GTGTATTGAATGCCAGATGAATTGTTGTGTGATTGACCCATTTAACAACATTTTCCCTGTATTGGATCGGCTGAGAATTCAACAGATTTTAATTGGCTTGGAAGCTCTCAACATTCAAGGCCGCTGTAAAATCAGAGCCCCTAATTTTCTCAAG GTTGATAGCTTTGATTTGCCAAATTTGGAACAAAAGCTAGCAGAAGCAAAGTTGTCTCTTCCAAATATAGTTAAACCTCAAGTTGCTTGTGGTGTTGCTGATGCTCATAGTATG GCTATTGTTTTTAAGGTAAATCATTACAAGGATCTCACTGTTCCTCTTCCAGCAGTGGTGCAG GAATACGTGGATCATTCCTCTTTGCTCTACAAATTTTATGCTTTGGGTGGGAAGGTTTTTTATGCAGTCAAGAAGTCGATTCCCAATGCAGTTACATTGATGAATTTATTTGCTGAAAATGGACTGAAGCCGTTACACTTTGACAG